Proteins encoded within one genomic window of Flavobacterium gilvum:
- a CDS encoding LysE family translocator — protein sequence MINDVLTGIPWGVLLSFMIGPVFFILLETSIIKGFRAAFVFDLGVILGDVFFITIAYLGSYRLIQSLNDNSSLFIFGGFIMMAYGFISFLGIKKEKKINTRSIDNEIIKTNYFGLLFKGFFLNIINIGVLGFWLAVIISVGPKLEMETSRILTFFISVILTYLAIDCIKIVLAKQLKHKMTPTNIYKIKRGISVVLMIFGFALIFQGWFPEEKQMVKNAFEKIEK from the coding sequence ATGATAAACGATGTTTTAACGGGTATTCCCTGGGGTGTTCTTCTTAGTTTTATGATTGGTCCTGTGTTTTTTATTTTACTTGAAACGAGTATAATTAAAGGATTTAGAGCCGCTTTTGTATTTGATTTAGGTGTTATTTTAGGCGATGTTTTTTTTATTACAATTGCTTATTTAGGCAGTTATCGATTGATTCAGAGTTTAAATGATAATTCTTCATTATTTATTTTTGGTGGATTTATCATGATGGCGTATGGTTTTATTTCTTTTCTTGGAATTAAAAAAGAAAAGAAAATAAACACAAGATCAATTGACAATGAGATTATTAAAACAAATTATTTTGGACTCCTTTTCAAAGGTTTTTTCTTGAATATTATTAATATCGGAGTTCTTGGTTTTTGGTTGGCCGTGATTATTTCGGTAGGACCAAAATTAGAGATGGAAACCTCAAGAATATTGACTTTTTTCATTTCAGTTATTTTGACTTATTTGGCAATTGATTGTATAAAAATAGTCTTGGCAAAACAATTGAAACATAAAATGACGCCGACTAATATTTATAAAATAAAGCGAGGAATCAGTGTTGTGTTGATGATTTTTGGTTTTGCTTTAATTTTTCAAGGTTGGTTTCCTGAGGAAAAACAAATGGTAAAAAATGCTTTTGAAAAAATAGAAAAGTAA
- the folB gene encoding dihydroneopterin aldolase — MGTIRLKNIRTFSYHGCLIEEGKIGSDYSVDLEIKTNLKLSSESDNLKDTVDYVHLNRIVVEEMAIRSNLLEHVAKRIINRALAELETVSKIKIAVSKINPPIGGDVEAVTIEMEEERYYKL; from the coding sequence ATGGGAACAATAAGATTAAAAAACATCCGTACTTTTTCATACCACGGCTGTTTAATAGAAGAAGGAAAAATAGGCTCGGATTACAGCGTGGATTTGGAAATAAAAACCAATTTGAAACTTTCATCAGAATCAGATAACTTAAAAGATACCGTAGATTATGTCCATTTAAATAGAATTGTGGTTGAAGAAATGGCAATTCGTTCCAATTTACTCGAACATGTTGCTAAAAGAATTATCAACAGAGCTCTTGCAGAATTAGAAACTGTTTCAAAAATAAAGATTGCCGTTTCAAAAATAAATCCTCCTATAGGTGGTGATGTAGAAGCTGTTACCATAGAAATGGAAGAAGAACGTTATTACAAATTATAG